From Deinococcus malanensis, the proteins below share one genomic window:
- a CDS encoding DUF11 domain-containing protein: MHGNMKLGIVALTSVLLLASCGGGETTTPTPVAPSVGSVGVQNPNGYTVVVKDANGTVIPSSNYNSLAPGTYSVTYSKEGFVSQTVPFTVTAGQSVSLVAPMLQAVPAGNGAFYLDANGRVVQITREDLNNAGTRFVFYAWMENETGGFNPANAGTTTDPGAPTAGEMNEVAPLNTQNVAAGYVGFRAPDGRVYPIVGANVRWDILEQAGNVRFAAADDGGQPSGAPVTSQDINDNALSANTYTNSATGNNARFPSSAEFPLYNVTGINTPDTNGFTWTALNHDPNVTTRATARVRAVAYVNGTEITKRFLDKTFAPSARLTITKTPEAHQAGLNQAREFTITVANTGAGAATGIRLNDVLRTGDAGAYSITAPTGGTANANDGFDATFDLAPGATRSFTFPAQASAVGVYCDVASIVSYTNGEFGMVTPNALQDEACLTVTAPNLNITKSLVDANGTPIADGITVAPNTPVFARITITNNGNAAATNVVVTDALANNTNAANYGIQGQVTTAPQTVATTMAGNDGFTTAPFTLAAGATQTFTFAATGTVDGTYCDQGTMTATSNNGAAIGPVASQIPCFKVASPQLAITKVNTQAPNQPPINSLTPGSSYNSTITVTNSGSATATAVAVRDVLGSLTGGSTFMNFGSGNYTVSGTAQTGSVSFDTASRTVSTVPATINLAPGQTLTLNITSTVPQGAPRGEYCDTGSYSSTNGGTGQAQACVTVTSFIAEQTQLVDTTDPIRPGNTTGTIVASNASVEPASNEGATNNVLIYNYGVLDPVQTTAGVFNYSNTQVYYDPTPVRNPTTGAITSDFTNASSTLVTNYTTTASGTGQQTITFDPTFRVAPGAVIYVRTQVTAPAGTAEGQYFQTYRWNNTAESSGRALTNYKTESTTVVP; encoded by the coding sequence ATGCACGGAAACATGAAACTCGGGATCGTCGCTTTGACCAGTGTTCTTCTTCTCGCCTCTTGCGGTGGCGGTGAGACCACCACACCAACACCCGTCGCGCCCAGCGTCGGTAGTGTAGGCGTTCAGAACCCCAACGGATACACCGTGGTCGTCAAGGACGCCAACGGTACCGTTATTCCTTCCAGCAACTACAACAGCCTGGCTCCTGGCACCTACTCGGTGACCTACAGCAAGGAAGGCTTTGTCAGCCAGACCGTTCCGTTCACGGTGACCGCCGGTCAGAGCGTCTCCCTGGTTGCGCCCATGCTGCAGGCCGTTCCTGCCGGCAACGGTGCGTTCTACCTGGACGCCAACGGCAGGGTCGTGCAGATCACGCGCGAGGACCTGAACAACGCCGGTACGCGCTTCGTGTTCTACGCATGGATGGAAAACGAGACCGGCGGATTCAACCCCGCCAACGCAGGGACCACCACTGACCCCGGCGCCCCGACCGCTGGTGAAATGAACGAAGTTGCACCTCTGAATACCCAGAACGTGGCCGCTGGCTACGTGGGCTTCAGGGCTCCGGACGGCCGCGTGTACCCCATCGTCGGTGCAAACGTGCGCTGGGACATTCTGGAGCAGGCAGGCAACGTCCGCTTCGCTGCTGCCGATGACGGCGGGCAGCCCTCCGGCGCCCCGGTGACCTCTCAGGACATCAACGACAACGCCCTGAGCGCCAACACCTACACCAACAGCGCCACCGGCAACAACGCCCGCTTCCCCAGCAGCGCAGAGTTCCCGCTGTACAACGTCACGGGCATCAACACCCCCGACACCAACGGGTTTACCTGGACCGCGCTGAATCACGATCCCAACGTCACCACCCGCGCCACTGCCCGCGTCCGCGCCGTGGCTTACGTCAACGGCACTGAAATTACCAAGCGCTTCCTGGACAAGACGTTCGCTCCAAGTGCCCGTCTGACCATCACCAAGACCCCGGAAGCACACCAGGCTGGGCTGAACCAGGCCCGTGAATTCACCATTACGGTGGCCAACACCGGCGCCGGTGCAGCAACCGGAATTCGCCTCAATGACGTGCTGCGCACAGGTGACGCTGGAGCGTACAGCATCACTGCGCCCACCGGCGGCACGGCCAACGCCAACGACGGCTTTGACGCCACCTTTGACCTGGCACCGGGAGCCACCCGCAGCTTCACCTTCCCGGCTCAGGCGAGCGCCGTCGGTGTCTACTGTGACGTTGCGTCGATTGTCAGCTACACCAACGGCGAGTTCGGGATGGTCACGCCCAACGCCCTGCAGGACGAAGCCTGCCTCACAGTGACGGCCCCGAACCTTAACATCACCAAGAGCCTCGTGGACGCCAACGGCACGCCCATCGCCGATGGCATCACGGTCGCTCCGAATACCCCGGTGTTTGCCCGGATCACCATCACCAACAACGGCAACGCGGCCGCCACGAACGTGGTTGTCACCGACGCCCTGGCCAACAACACGAACGCCGCCAACTACGGCATCCAGGGTCAGGTGACGACCGCACCGCAGACCGTCGCCACCACCATGGCTGGCAACGACGGCTTCACCACGGCTCCCTTCACCCTGGCAGCCGGCGCCACCCAGACCTTCACCTTTGCCGCCACCGGCACCGTCGACGGCACCTACTGCGACCAGGGAACCATGACGGCCACCAGCAACAACGGTGCAGCCATCGGACCTGTCGCCTCGCAGATTCCGTGCTTTAAGGTCGCTTCGCCGCAACTGGCGATCACCAAGGTCAACACCCAGGCGCCCAACCAGCCGCCTATCAACTCCCTGACCCCCGGCAGCAGCTACAACAGCACCATCACGGTGACCAACTCCGGCTCCGCCACCGCGACCGCCGTGGCCGTGCGGGACGTGCTGGGCAGCCTGACCGGCGGCAGCACCTTCATGAACTTCGGCTCCGGCAACTACACCGTCAGCGGCACTGCCCAGACCGGCAGCGTGTCGTTCGACACAGCCAGTCGCACGGTCAGCACGGTCCCTGCGACCATCAACCTGGCACCTGGCCAGACCCTGACCCTGAACATCACGAGCACGGTTCCCCAGGGCGCCCCACGCGGCGAGTACTGTGACACTGGCTCTTACAGCAGCACCAACGGCGGCACCGGTCAGGCTCAGGCTTGCGTGACGGTGACCTCGTTCATCGCCGAGCAGACCCAGCTGGTCGATACCACTGACCCGATTCGCCCTGGTAACACCACAGGTACCATTGTCGCCAGCAACGCCAGCGTTGAACCGGCCAGCAATGAAGGTGCCACGAACAACGTGCTTATCTACAACTACGGCGTCCTTGACCCCGTCCAGACGACGGCAGGGGTATTCAACTACAGCAATACTCAGGTCTACTATGATCCCACTCCGGTGCGTAACCCCACGACCGGCGCCATTACCAGCGACTTCACGAACGCTTCCTCGACCCTGGTCACGAATTACACCACGACGGCCAGCGGCACCGGCCAGCAGACCATCACCTTCGACCCGACCTTCCGTGTCGCTCCTGGCGCTGTGATCTACGTGCGTACCCAGGTCACCGCACCCGCTGGCACCGCAGAAGGCCAGTACTTCCAGACCTACCGCTGGAACAACACGGCCGAGAGCAGTGGCCGGGCGCTGACGAACTACAAGACGGAGTCCACCACCGTCGTTCCCTGA